A single region of the Deferribacter autotrophicus genome encodes:
- a CDS encoding ABC transporter substrate-binding protein: MKSIKLIILIFLLTFSFNSYSNGTLILGFPPKSANVRVGCLYPLSGRNKLYGLDSIEAIKLALKENNNTSLKISVIIENTKSKPYIAAKLANYLIKKYKVNFLCGVVSSAVALTVTKIAKNEKIPFLGTDHSSSRLTIEEFHKYYFRVTNNTLQSMSAGALFLKELKEKLKWKTIAFIGPDYEYGHRAWMDLKLALKSLNIKFKIVGEYWPKLFEPDYTLYIQNLLRNKPDILINAHWGQDLVAFLRQAKNFGLLDKVIFCNFDTGGNYEVMASLQSELPSGLILGARHYNNWPQTKDNINFVNSFFKQTNRYPSYVAHGAYAGIKVIFEVLKKVKHINNKEEIIKALEHLKIKLPKDPDNFTSFFNPKTHQIMQVIALGETVPNFNYPPATRMLGNWKIYYPTALEQIINSVRNKYLTQNVNY, from the coding sequence ATGAAATCTATTAAATTAATCATCTTAATTTTTTTATTAACATTCTCGTTTAACTCTTATAGTAATGGAACATTGATTTTAGGGTTTCCACCAAAGTCAGCAAATGTTAGAGTTGGTTGTCTTTATCCTCTAAGTGGTCGTAATAAATTATATGGTTTAGATAGCATAGAAGCTATTAAGTTAGCTTTAAAAGAAAATAACAATACATCATTAAAAATCAGTGTTATAATTGAAAATACAAAATCAAAACCATATATTGCTGCTAAATTAGCTAATTATTTAATAAAAAAGTATAAAGTTAATTTTTTATGCGGTGTAGTAAGTTCAGCAGTTGCTCTTACTGTAACCAAAATTGCTAAAAATGAAAAAATACCTTTTTTAGGTACAGATCATTCATCTTCAAGATTAACAATTGAAGAGTTTCATAAGTATTACTTTCGAGTAACTAACAATACCTTACAATCAATGAGTGCTGGAGCTTTATTTTTAAAAGAATTAAAAGAAAAACTTAAATGGAAAACAATTGCTTTTATTGGCCCTGATTATGAGTATGGACATAGAGCCTGGATGGATTTAAAATTAGCATTAAAAAGTCTTAATATTAAATTTAAAATTGTTGGTGAATATTGGCCGAAATTATTTGAACCTGATTATACATTATACATTCAAAATTTATTAAGAAATAAACCAGATATTCTTATTAATGCTCATTGGGGACAGGATTTAGTTGCCTTTTTGAGGCAAGCAAAAAATTTTGGTCTTTTAGATAAAGTCATATTTTGTAATTTTGATACTGGAGGAAACTATGAGGTAATGGCTTCTCTTCAAAGTGAATTACCCTCGGGACTTATTTTAGGCGCAAGGCATTATAATAACTGGCCTCAAACAAAAGATAATATAAACTTTGTAAATTCTTTTTTTAAACAAACAAATAGATATCCCAGTTATGTTGCACACGGTGCTTATGCAGGTATAAAAGTGATTTTCGAAGTATTAAAAAAAGTTAAACACATTAACAACAAAGAAGAAATTATAAAAGCATTAGAACATTTAAAAATTAAATTGCCTAAAGATCCAGATAATTTTACATCATTTTTTAATCCAAAGACTCATCAAATAATGCAAGTCATAGCACTTGGTGAGACAGTTCCTAATTTTAATTATCCACCTGCTACACGCATGTTAGGTAATTGGAAAATATACTATCCTACAGCTTTAGAACAAATAATAAATAGTGTAAGAAATAAATATCTAACTCAAAATGTCAATTATTAA
- a CDS encoding sensor histidine kinase, producing MLYDKYTIKLINKLNKNQLNGLLTVAANKMQNYLNSKISQIQSIADLPSIINFLESKNIKILQNSTIDIISYEIDKSDTFGLIIFDEKDNIIISFPGQIASGPPYFGSSNLDLTNLYITKFKNDIEIVGPYPPNKGYSGWFLIRKIIKKNNTILGSVALHLRLASLTEIIGNLSTSKYYRFILLTPDNIYSSIGIPISERYLPDIITGYPIIPGWYSGVIKINLSSSNFGIIREYLLVLYIISIIIIIFIFHRLSQRMKQDIFPLIKAAKKIANGDLNYKINIKGENEISSLAQELEKMRKQLKYFIDNKIYNERKMLMGQLSINIAHELKNPLATIKTSIQSLLFRESDFQKKELYIMIVEEIDRINIIINELLLFSNSKKPKITIFVLKNLINKIEVLFKSTFSNNNIKFIKKGNFEIKIKADKNHIFQILYNLIINSIEAMPNGGLLVISCKAANNEAKIEIRDTGSGIPKKYLDLITTPFFTTKKNGQGLGLSIALELTKINNGKLEFISTLGKGTTAILTLPLK from the coding sequence ATGTTATATGATAAATACACCATAAAACTTATCAATAAACTTAATAAAAACCAATTAAATGGTTTATTAACTGTAGCAGCCAACAAAATGCAAAATTATCTAAATTCAAAGATATCACAGATTCAATCTATTGCAGATTTACCATCTATTATCAATTTCTTAGAAAGCAAAAATATTAAAATTCTTCAAAATTCCACTATAGATATTATTTCTTATGAAATAGATAAAAGTGATACTTTTGGCTTAATAATTTTCGATGAAAAAGATAATATTATTATATCATTTCCTGGCCAAATTGCATCAGGTCCTCCGTATTTCGGATCATCAAATTTGGATTTAACTAATTTATATATTACAAAATTTAAAAATGATATAGAAATTGTCGGCCCATATCCACCAAATAAAGGTTATTCTGGTTGGTTTTTAATTCGCAAAATCATAAAAAAAAATAATACTATACTAGGAAGTGTAGCTTTACATTTACGATTAGCATCGCTGACTGAAATTATTGGTAATTTATCTACTTCAAAATACTATAGATTCATTTTACTTACCCCTGATAACATTTACTCCAGTATAGGTATCCCAATATCAGAAAGATATCTTCCTGATATTATAACAGGTTATCCCATAATTCCAGGATGGTATTCAGGTGTTATAAAAATCAATTTAAGCTCATCTAATTTCGGAATAATTCGAGAATATTTATTAGTTTTATATATAATAAGCATTATAATTATAATTTTTATATTTCATAGACTTTCTCAAAGAATGAAACAAGATATATTTCCTTTAATTAAAGCTGCTAAAAAAATCGCAAATGGTGATTTGAATTATAAAATAAATATAAAAGGGGAAAATGAAATTTCATCTTTAGCTCAAGAATTAGAAAAAATGAGAAAACAATTAAAATATTTCATAGATAATAAAATTTATAATGAAAGAAAAATGCTTATGGGGCAACTATCAATTAACATTGCCCATGAATTAAAAAACCCATTAGCAACCATAAAAACAAGCATCCAATCATTGCTTTTTAGAGAATCTGATTTTCAAAAAAAAGAATTATATATTATGATTGTAGAAGAAATTGACCGTATTAACATCATTATCAATGAACTTTTATTATTCTCTAATTCCAAGAAACCCAAAATAACTATATTTGTACTTAAAAACCTAATTAATAAAATTGAAGTTCTTTTTAAGTCAACTTTTTCTAATAATAATATTAAGTTCATCAAAAAAGGTAACTTTGAAATTAAAATTAAAGCCGACAAAAATCATATTTTTCAAATTTTATATAATTTAATTATTAACTCCATAGAAGCTATGCCAAATGGTGGATTACTAGTAATATCTTGTAAAGCTGCTAATAATGAAGCAAAAATAGAAATTAGAGATACTGGTTCTGGAATACCTAAAAAATATTTAGATTTAATAACTACACCTTTTTTTACAACAAAGAAAAATGGACAAGGACTTGGATTGTCAATAGCTTTAGAATTAACAAAAATTAACAATGGAAAACTAGAATTCATTAGTACCTTGGGTAAAGGGACAACAGCTATACTTACCCTTCCCTTAAAATAA
- a CDS encoding transposase, with product MKSKKQEHMIEQLVKPVLVNMIDLKHPLVELADSIDWEKLEEIFGKLYHENQGRPGIKIRLMIGLHYLKYTYNMSDREVLYRWLENPYWQYFARIALFGHPYRYHSDTLDTNFKTPSMQN from the coding sequence ATGAAATCAAAAAAACAAGAACATATGATAGAACAACTAGTAAAACCAGTTTTAGTTAACATGATAGACTTAAAACATCCTTTAGTAGAATTAGCAGATTCTATAGATTGGGAAAAGCTAGAAGAAATATTCGGTAAACTTTACCATGAAAATCAAGGTCGTCCAGGAATAAAAATTAGATTGATGATAGGTCTTCATTATTTGAAATACACCTATAATATGAGTGACAGAGAAGTGTTATATCGTTGGTTAGAGAATCCATATTGGCAATATTTTGCCCGTATCGCTTTATTCGGACACCCGTATCGCTATCATTCGGACACTTTAGACACTAATTTTAAGACCCCTTCTATGCAAAACTAA
- a CDS encoding ATP-binding protein has translation MQNQLSNLGYIKMLSRLARFNLLILDDFGISAFEADEANDLLEVIEDRVGVNSTIVTSQLPIDNWYDCLKNATVADAILDRLVHSSHKIKLSGESVRKLKSEENIV, from the coding sequence TTGCAAAATCAACTGTCAAACTTGGGTTATATAAAAATGCTTTCCCGTCTTGCAAGGTTTAATCTTCTCATTTTAGATGATTTTGGTATCAGTGCGTTTGAGGCTGATGAAGCTAATGATTTATTAGAAGTAATAGAGGATAGAGTTGGCGTGAATTCAACAATAGTTACTTCTCAATTACCAATTGATAACTGGTATGATTGTCTAAAGAATGCCACTGTGGCAGATGCAATACTTGACAGATTGGTACATAGCAGTCATAAGATAAAACTTAGCGGAGAAAGTGTTAGAAAACTGAAATCAGAGGAGAATATAGTTTAG
- a CDS encoding IS1634 family transposase codes for MFLRVVKSKSSSGKIHQAVQLVESYRNEEGKPRTRILYHFGPLDKFLETDADKFVDSIMKLKGEVFYESIKEFGESKDFGDIFVVLSILKELKLFQELKKKQDKESKIQFDVVSHFKALLTNRISEPSSKLKLLSWLETVYIPGLKRKDISYENLLRTMDFLIKHKKEIENKLAKRVLTMFDLNLKMCFYDITSSYFETSSELDSSDIRRYGYSRDNRPDRVQVTIGVVMTEEGIPLCHYVFEGNRVDKTTLISVIEDIKLRFGELIEVSIVTDKGMISSSNLDKLIEGDQTFIIGEDKNKKISREILSEANLNQRNKEEEFIFEKELDYETSNGKLAKLRYVLSFNPETYRLNMKRYREKLSLFENKFQEINKKRISVTDKYHLLKSFLKSQGMSRWYKLSLSDGKIDVEPNMEVLNRLESGFGWFMVVSNLSKLDYSKEEIIESYKKLWRVEHGFRELKHSLEVRPMYHFSENRIRGHIFLCFLSMLVTSIMEKRLKDAGVDLSWEKALFELRKLKTVSYLTNSGIRGISLTRVTDRQKKIFKALGCPIPKLRHL; via the coding sequence ATGTTTTTGAGAGTCGTAAAATCAAAAAGCTCTTCAGGTAAAATTCACCAAGCTGTACAGTTAGTAGAATCTTACCGTAATGAAGAAGGTAAACCAAGAACAAGAATATTATATCATTTCGGTCCATTAGATAAATTTCTCGAAACTGATGCAGATAAATTTGTAGATAGTATAATGAAATTAAAAGGTGAAGTTTTTTACGAAAGCATAAAGGAATTTGGTGAGAGCAAAGATTTTGGTGATATATTTGTGGTTTTATCGATATTGAAGGAGCTGAAATTATTTCAAGAATTGAAAAAGAAGCAGGATAAGGAGAGTAAGATACAGTTTGATGTGGTATCACATTTTAAAGCATTATTGACGAATAGGATATCGGAGCCATCGAGTAAACTAAAGTTACTTTCTTGGCTTGAGACGGTATATATTCCAGGATTGAAGAGAAAAGATATAAGTTATGAGAATTTACTACGTACGATGGATTTTTTGATAAAACATAAGAAAGAGATTGAGAATAAGTTGGCTAAAAGAGTGTTGACTATGTTTGATTTGAATTTGAAGATGTGTTTTTATGATATAACGTCGAGCTATTTTGAGACTTCATCAGAGTTAGATTCATCGGATATTAGGAGGTATGGATATTCTAGGGATAATCGTCCTGACAGGGTACAGGTAACGATAGGAGTTGTAATGACAGAAGAAGGTATTCCATTATGTCATTATGTTTTTGAAGGTAATAGAGTAGATAAGACAACGTTAATATCAGTTATTGAGGATATTAAGTTGAGATTTGGAGAGCTTATAGAGGTATCGATAGTGACAGATAAGGGAATGATAAGTTCTTCAAATTTGGATAAGCTTATAGAAGGAGATCAGACATTTATTATAGGAGAGGATAAGAATAAGAAGATTAGCAGAGAAATTTTATCAGAAGCAAACTTGAATCAGAGAAATAAGGAAGAGGAATTTATTTTTGAGAAGGAATTGGATTATGAGACCTCTAATGGTAAATTGGCAAAATTGAGGTATGTATTATCGTTTAATCCTGAGACTTACAGGTTGAATATGAAGCGTTATCGTGAGAAGTTATCTCTTTTTGAGAACAAATTTCAAGAGATAAATAAGAAGCGGATAAGTGTTACGGATAAGTATCATCTGTTGAAATCTTTTTTAAAGTCGCAAGGCATGAGCAGGTGGTATAAACTTTCATTATCAGATGGAAAGATTGATGTAGAGCCTAATATGGAAGTACTTAATCGTTTGGAATCTGGTTTTGGCTGGTTTATGGTTGTAAGTAATTTAAGTAAGCTTGACTATAGTAAGGAAGAGATAATAGAGAGTTACAAGAAGTTATGGAGAGTGGAGCATGGATTTAGGGAGTTAAAGCATTCACTTGAAGTTCGTCCGATGTATCATTTTAGCGAGAATCGGATAAGGGGTCATATATTCTTATGTTTTCTATCAATGTTGGTAACGAGTATAATGGAGAAGAGATTGAAAGATGCTGGTGTAGATTTGAGCTGGGAGAAGGCATTATTTGAGCTGAGGAAATTGAAGACAGTGAGTTATCTTACGAATTCTGGGATAAGGGGTATATCGCTTACTCGTGTAACTGATAGGCAAAAGAAGATATTTAAGGCTCTGGGTTGTCCTATACCTAAGTTGAGACATTTGTAG
- a CDS encoding Wadjet anti-phage system protein JetD domain-containing protein, producing MMLKRCLLLLKLLETGECSYSKCVDEFINAGIVIRKNRKIVVGDVDYLKKFFNKHCKDIVEKYNFLKSENIHPKDIESLEKAYKLYKYLEKHEPENRDLRHISTVVFGNSKTIQQSSLLRKIVDKYIKKSNKKAENYFNIIHLRSDNKVYFDNEDITNIMAKNNFFSCFSNKLSKIVTDAKYIVIFENLSPFFKLTPKNSLFIYAGGFQNISEVSRALQPFNDKQIIHFGDVDPSGLMIADILLFNNQAAVFYPDLDTIKSVSIMIENLLPAEKEYNASTLNSSILKEISEYMRNLGNYRIEQELITAFILQNKLRTPDWCSMK from the coding sequence ATGATGCTTAAAAGGTGTCTTCTTTTATTAAAACTTTTAGAAACAGGTGAATGCAGTTATTCAAAGTGCGTTGATGAATTTATCAATGCCGGGATTGTTATAAGAAAAAACAGAAAAATCGTTGTTGGTGATGTTGATTATTTAAAAAAATTTTTTAACAAACATTGCAAAGATATAGTTGAAAAATATAATTTTCTAAAATCTGAAAATATACATCCAAAAGATATTGAATCATTAGAAAAGGCATATAAACTCTACAAGTATCTGGAAAAACATGAGCCTGAAAATCGGGATCTAAGGCATATTTCCACCGTTGTTTTTGGAAATTCAAAAACCATACAGCAATCCTCTTTATTAAGAAAAATAGTTGATAAATATATCAAGAAATCTAATAAAAAAGCTGAAAATTATTTCAACATTATTCATCTGCGAAGCGACAACAAAGTGTATTTTGATAATGAAGATATTACAAATATTATGGCCAAAAACAATTTTTTCTCCTGTTTTAGCAACAAGTTGAGTAAAATTGTAACAGATGCAAAATATATAGTAATATTTGAAAATTTATCCCCTTTTTTCAAACTCACTCCTAAAAATAGCCTTTTCATTTACGCTGGTGGTTTTCAGAATATTTCTGAGGTAAGTAGAGCATTGCAACCTTTTAATGATAAACAAATAATTCATTTTGGAGATGTTGATCCATCAGGTTTGATGATAGCCGATATCTTACTATTCAACAACCAAGCAGCAGTTTTCTATCCAGACTTAGATACAATAAAATCAGTCAGTATTATGATAGAAAATCTTCTGCCTGCAGAAAAAGAGTATAATGCAAGTACATTAAACTCCAGCATCTTAAAAGAAATCTCTGAATATATGAGAAACTTAGGGAATTACAGGATTGAACAGGAACTGATTACTGCCTTTATACTGCAAAATAAACTAAGAACACCAGATTGGTGTTCTATGAAATAA
- a CDS encoding ATP-binding protein, with translation MSVILKRDRIYLESLIVIGFKLYPKCMIYFDKTFTSLFGKNGVGKTTLLDAIQIGLIANQHYTKFNITTQKDDRSLGDYMYGSAGYIVFNINSAENTAHINHKISFGIRLLKNPDMKVDIKPFAIENVKVIPDDFFDGNLLLDNFQILTKHLLNKYPEMRFQNFQTITEYHNYLYEKGILAINISSRISEFSTLYRSISTGILRQGKKMIKDMLSTGDSSPRKLIYSLTKSIKQRGIIVRKISQIKMIKEEISNLEEAAKEYYDKAIKYFSNQLNVYTSKLENAKTEIIDKETIIKKQNVEIEKINKILDKKSKELKFNEEQLEKLLLNISDLERNFRAYEQYSSISNELKKIQSELIEIQKVYKKLYDELTKKQELIAELKSKKHTLEIEKAKIEGELKALSYHYKNYLEFQKHFQKMLEITKEKVDNLTDFERVLNYWEQVSKDIENLHFFKKEYDALLEKLEYHRKASTLKNKLKSIGITFTSKEELQKIAKAKESEIFNLKKQKEAYKEEIIEKNREVNELLKGKIVLPDTLKNFKGKFLYKMFDNVSLEESEKLESILGELKYAAILEHPDEIYSYAKGNRRLYFINKKDINIDDFIAESVNDGYLVTDKNSPNIIRFEPKPKYPIIGEKSRKQKADALLNEIKVLEKEIDEIEQKILSNSNILNDINNLIYIFEYLDMAHLENEVQEKQKQIELIEEKSFIYKKIKNDFTIIQRLKSYYARDDYKQEYLKASDKLEKIKEEFIIIQEEVKKIEKELQAAEVQYTKAEKDIQDVERRKYELEATKKQLENEYPMEILKGEIDFTEIEVLHREKEKLKNVKEKLQNEIDELKDKRRKIEYRQEKLVEEIKRLKENIQIYEEKLHKINEEANSLIKEDISPKQFNITESEFYKSKGVFEKELENFLKKHEKNYPESSGILEQFNDAVVKVFPNFQSLSKLQEDLEKLNVQLLQIEEDIKAVIGNFKTGIEENIYKIKSTLRKLNNDLKSVRFGKIRQIRLRVEERSAYHKLQKIHQSGSIMSLLESDNVDFEEFIKELGKNLGYNRAQVTENDVLDYKNYFDIEIELFDEFGNLRNRGLSNGENLGTNIVIVLSMLTRLSDESLKNKMLPIVLDEADRLDADSLNTLYEIAKNWGLQLIVALPNLPNFNKGMHYHLISGENGVVMPHVRFELNN, from the coding sequence ATGTCCGTTATTTTGAAAAGAGATAGAATTTATCTTGAATCACTCATTGTTATCGGTTTCAAACTATACCCAAAGTGCATGATTTATTTTGATAAAACTTTTACTTCATTGTTTGGTAAAAATGGTGTCGGCAAAACAACGCTACTTGATGCTATCCAGATAGGCCTCATTGCCAATCAGCATTATACAAAATTTAATATAACCACACAAAAAGATGACCGCTCACTTGGCGATTATATGTATGGCTCTGCAGGATATATTGTTTTCAATATAAACTCTGCCGAAAATACCGCTCATATAAATCATAAAATATCTTTTGGCATCAGACTGCTAAAAAATCCTGACATGAAAGTGGATATAAAGCCGTTTGCAATAGAAAATGTTAAAGTTATTCCTGATGATTTTTTTGACGGAAATTTGCTTTTAGATAATTTTCAGATATTAACAAAACATCTATTAAATAAATATCCTGAAATGAGGTTTCAAAACTTTCAAACAATAACTGAATATCACAATTATTTATACGAAAAAGGGATTCTGGCGATCAATATTTCATCCAGGATATCTGAGTTCTCAACATTATACAGATCCATCTCAACCGGAATACTCAGGCAAGGTAAAAAAATGATAAAAGATATGCTATCCACAGGTGATTCAAGTCCACGAAAGCTAATTTACTCTCTGACCAAAAGTATCAAACAACGTGGCATCATTGTCAGAAAAATATCACAAATAAAAATGATTAAAGAAGAAATTTCCAATCTGGAAGAGGCGGCAAAAGAGTATTACGATAAAGCAATCAAATATTTTAGTAATCAATTAAACGTTTATACTTCAAAATTAGAAAATGCTAAAACAGAAATAATCGATAAAGAAACCATTATAAAAAAACAAAATGTAGAAATTGAAAAGATAAACAAAATATTGGATAAAAAAAGCAAAGAACTGAAATTTAATGAGGAACAGTTGGAAAAATTGTTGTTAAATATTTCGGATTTAGAAAGAAATTTTCGAGCATATGAGCAATATTCATCCATTTCAAATGAATTGAAAAAGATTCAAAGCGAATTGATAGAAATCCAGAAGGTTTATAAAAAGCTATACGATGAGCTTACCAAAAAACAGGAATTGATTGCAGAACTAAAATCAAAAAAACATACTCTGGAAATAGAAAAAGCAAAAATAGAAGGTGAGCTAAAGGCTTTATCTTATCACTACAAAAATTATTTAGAATTTCAAAAACATTTCCAAAAAATGTTGGAGATAACAAAAGAGAAAGTAGATAATCTAACTGATTTTGAGCGGGTTTTAAACTACTGGGAACAGGTATCAAAAGATATTGAAAATTTACACTTTTTTAAAAAAGAATATGATGCATTGTTGGAAAAACTCGAATACCATAGAAAAGCTTCTACTTTAAAAAACAAGTTAAAAAGTATCGGCATAACATTTACATCAAAAGAAGAACTGCAAAAAATAGCTAAAGCTAAAGAATCTGAGATTTTCAACTTAAAGAAGCAGAAAGAAGCCTATAAAGAAGAAATCATAGAGAAAAACAGAGAAGTAAACGAACTTTTAAAAGGTAAAATTGTGTTACCTGATACTTTAAAAAATTTTAAAGGTAAATTTTTATACAAAATGTTCGATAATGTTTCTCTCGAAGAAAGTGAAAAACTTGAATCGATCCTTGGTGAACTGAAATATGCAGCGATATTAGAACATCCTGATGAAATATACAGTTACGCAAAAGGAAACAGGCGCCTTTATTTCATAAATAAAAAGGATATCAATATTGATGATTTTATTGCAGAAAGTGTAAATGATGGTTATTTAGTGACAGATAAAAACTCACCAAATATAATCAGATTTGAGCCTAAGCCAAAATATCCAATAATAGGTGAAAAATCGAGAAAACAGAAAGCAGATGCCCTTTTAAATGAAATCAAAGTATTAGAAAAAGAAATAGATGAAATTGAACAGAAAATTCTTAGTAACTCAAACATACTGAATGATATAAACAATTTAATATACATTTTCGAATATTTGGATATGGCTCATTTGGAGAATGAGGTTCAGGAAAAACAGAAACAGATTGAATTAATTGAAGAAAAAAGTTTCATTTATAAAAAGATAAAAAATGATTTCACTATCATCCAAAGGCTTAAATCTTATTACGCCAGAGATGATTATAAACAGGAATACCTTAAAGCTTCAGACAAACTTGAGAAAATAAAAGAAGAATTTATTATCATTCAGGAAGAAGTGAAAAAAATTGAAAAAGAATTACAGGCTGCAGAAGTTCAATACACAAAAGCAGAAAAAGATATTCAGGATGTAGAACGACGTAAGTATGAACTTGAAGCCACCAAAAAACAACTTGAAAATGAATACCCAATGGAAATTTTAAAAGGTGAAATTGATTTTACAGAAATAGAAGTTTTACACAGAGAAAAGGAAAAATTGAAAAATGTTAAAGAAAAACTGCAAAATGAAATAGATGAACTCAAAGATAAAAGGCGAAAAATTGAATACAGGCAAGAAAAATTGGTGGAGGAAATAAAGAGATTAAAAGAAAATATTCAAATATACGAAGAAAAACTGCATAAAATCAATGAAGAAGCAAACTCTTTGATCAAAGAGGATATTTCACCAAAGCAGTTTAACATTACAGAAAGTGAATTTTACAAAAGCAAAGGTGTATTTGAAAAGGAGCTTGAAAACTTTTTGAAAAAACATGAGAAAAATTACCCAGAATCCTCTGGGATTTTAGAACAATTTAATGATGCAGTAGTTAAGGTATTTCCAAACTTTCAGTCATTATCAAAGCTACAGGAAGATCTTGAAAAACTCAATGTGCAACTTTTACAGATTGAAGAGGATATTAAAGCAGTAATCGGTAACTTTAAAACAGGTATTGAAGAGAATATTTACAAAATAAAAAGCACACTCAGAAAATTAAATAACGATTTAAAATCAGTGCGTTTTGGTAAAATAAGACAGATCAGACTTAGAGTGGAAGAAAGGTCTGCATATCATAAACTACAGAAAATTCATCAATCAGGTTCCATAATGAGTTTATTAGAATCAGATAACGTAGATTTTGAAGAATTTATAAAAGAATTAGGAAAAAACCTGGGATATAATAGAGCACAGGTAACAGAAAATGATGTCTTGGATTACAAAAATTACTTTGATATTGAAATTGAACTTTTTGACGAATTTGGCAACCTGCGAAACAGAGGACTTTCAAACGGTGAAAATCTTGGCACTAACATTGTTATAGTTTTAAGTATGCTTACACGATTATCAGATGAGAGTCTCAAAAATAAAATGCTTCCCATTGTGCTGGATGAAGCAGATCGCCTTGATGCAGATTCTTTGAATACCCTTTATGAAATAGCCAAAAACTGGGGGCTGCAATTAATTGTAGCACTTCCAAATCTTCCAAACTTCAACAAAGGGATGCATTATCATCTGATATCCGGTGAAAACGGTGTTGTCATGCCGCATGTCAGATTCGAATTAAATAATTAA
- a CDS encoding condensin complex protein MksE: MTENSLEKLIRENNSIFRKVNYLLLDGVNISASNMPSEYAFIEENIEILSEYYEFLGYKLQNYDSNFYLSVLKKDRYTSFEYFSKSETFLGMYLSLKFFQNMEDPTFNANELFEELNSIFALEHLYEIFVKKMQNFYESDKRLETVKDNYAKTLRQLNKYNFIDIVDGTPANIANSKIEIKGSIKRFFDLALELYDKQNNEDMDIGELLNIFINETDFDIVEED; this comes from the coding sequence ATGACAGAGAACAGTTTAGAGAAACTCATCAGGGAAAATAATTCTATCTTTAGAAAAGTTAATTATTTACTTTTGGATGGTGTTAACATTTCTGCAAGTAATATGCCTTCCGAATATGCCTTTATAGAGGAAAATATTGAAATTTTGTCTGAATATTATGAATTTTTAGGATATAAATTACAAAATTACGATAGCAACTTTTATCTTTCAGTTCTTAAAAAGGACAGATATACTTCATTTGAATATTTCAGCAAATCTGAAACATTTCTTGGGATGTATCTAAGTTTAAAGTTTTTCCAAAATATGGAAGATCCTACATTTAATGCAAATGAGTTGTTTGAAGAGTTAAACTCTATATTTGCGTTAGAACATCTGTATGAGATATTTGTTAAAAAAATGCAGAATTTTTATGAATCCGACAAGCGTCTTGAAACAGTGAAGGATAACTATGCAAAGACATTGCGACAGCTTAACAAATATAATTTTATAGATATTGTAGATGGCACTCCTGCTAACATTGCAAACTCTAAAATCGAAATAAAAGGTAGCATTAAGAGATTTTTTGATCTTGCACTTGAACTTTATGATAAACAGAACAACGAAGATATGGATATTGGTGAGCTTCTAAATATTTTCATCAATGAGACAGATTTTGATATTGTAGAGGAAGATTAA